One stretch of Arachis hypogaea cultivar Tifrunner chromosome 20, arahy.Tifrunner.gnm2.J5K5, whole genome shotgun sequence DNA includes these proteins:
- the LOC112784039 gene encoding uncharacterized protein isoform X1 — MADDLSSIAKDVFLVKGLKNTTLIWRMVVLTLAMVCGVYICSICLKQIGIGTASKIGFLDIKIVDKPCPEPNIEPWEIPYVHYPNPKTYSREECACSPVRYFAILSMQRSGSGWFETFLNSHANISSNGEIFSVKARRSNMSTITETLDTIYNLDWVSSASKNECTAAVGLKWMLNQGLMQNHEQIAEYFRIHGVSVIFLFRRNLLRRMISVIANEYDRSAKTLNGTHKSHVHSPKEAEILAQYKPKLNSSTLIQNLKQVSETTKKALEYFKSTRHILVYYEDVVKNRTKLMDVQDFLKVPRMELKTRQVKIHKGTLSSQVKNWNDVEKALTGTPFENFLHEDYRR, encoded by the exons ATGGCCGATGATCTATCTTCCATCGCCAAG GATGTTTTCCTTGTAAAGGGTTTGAAAAATACTACTTTGATATGGAGGATGGTCGTGTTAACCCTTGCTATGGTCTGTGGTGTGTATATATGTTCTATTTGTCTAAAGCAAATAGGCATAGGCACCGCCAGCAAGATTGGATTTTTAGATATCAAGATTGTTGACAAGCCGTGCCCGGAACCTAACATTGAACCTTGGGAGATTCCTTATGTTCACTACCCAAATCCCAAAACTTACAGCAG GGAGGAATGCGCTTGCAGCCCTGTGCGGTATTTCGCTATTCTGTCGATGCAGAGATCTGGGAGTGGATGGTTCGAGACATTTTTAAACAGTCATGCTAACATAAGCTCAAATGGGGAAATATTTTCAGTTAAGGCGAGGAGGAGTAATATGTCCACAATAACGGAGACGCTGGATACCATTTATAATCTAGACTGGGTCAGTAGCGCTTCAAAAAACGAGTGCACAGCTGCTGTTGGCTTGAAGTGGATGCTTAATCAG GGATTGATGCAGAATCATGAACAAATTGCTGAGTACTTCAGAATACATGGTGTTTCAGTCATATTTCTTTTCAGAAGGAATCTTTTGCGCCGGATGATTTCTGTAATTGCAAATGAGTACGATCGGAGTGCTAAGACATTAAATGGAACTCATAAATCCCATGTTCATTCGCCCAAGgag GCTGAAATACTTGCACAATACAAAcccaaactcaattcatcaacatTGATACAAAATTTGAAGCAAGTAAGCGAAACCACCAAGAAGGCTCTGGAGTATTTCAAGAGCACCAGACACATTCTCGTATATTACGAAGATGTCGTCAAGAACCGGACT AAATTAATGGATGTTCAGGATTTTCTGAAGGTTCCTCGCATGGAACTAAAGACACGTCAGGTTAAGATACATAAAGGAACCTTATCCAGCCAAGTCAAAAATTGGAACGATGTAGAGAAGGCACTCACCGGAACACCATTCGAGAATTTCCTCCATGAAGATTACCGTAGATAA
- the LOC112784039 gene encoding uncharacterized protein isoform X2: MADDLSSIAKGLKNTTLIWRMVVLTLAMVCGVYICSICLKQIGIGTASKIGFLDIKIVDKPCPEPNIEPWEIPYVHYPNPKTYSREECACSPVRYFAILSMQRSGSGWFETFLNSHANISSNGEIFSVKARRSNMSTITETLDTIYNLDWVSSASKNECTAAVGLKWMLNQGLMQNHEQIAEYFRIHGVSVIFLFRRNLLRRMISVIANEYDRSAKTLNGTHKSHVHSPKEAEILAQYKPKLNSSTLIQNLKQVSETTKKALEYFKSTRHILVYYEDVVKNRTKLMDVQDFLKVPRMELKTRQVKIHKGTLSSQVKNWNDVEKALTGTPFENFLHEDYRR, encoded by the exons ATGGCCGATGATCTATCTTCCATCGCCAAG GGTTTGAAAAATACTACTTTGATATGGAGGATGGTCGTGTTAACCCTTGCTATGGTCTGTGGTGTGTATATATGTTCTATTTGTCTAAAGCAAATAGGCATAGGCACCGCCAGCAAGATTGGATTTTTAGATATCAAGATTGTTGACAAGCCGTGCCCGGAACCTAACATTGAACCTTGGGAGATTCCTTATGTTCACTACCCAAATCCCAAAACTTACAGCAG GGAGGAATGCGCTTGCAGCCCTGTGCGGTATTTCGCTATTCTGTCGATGCAGAGATCTGGGAGTGGATGGTTCGAGACATTTTTAAACAGTCATGCTAACATAAGCTCAAATGGGGAAATATTTTCAGTTAAGGCGAGGAGGAGTAATATGTCCACAATAACGGAGACGCTGGATACCATTTATAATCTAGACTGGGTCAGTAGCGCTTCAAAAAACGAGTGCACAGCTGCTGTTGGCTTGAAGTGGATGCTTAATCAG GGATTGATGCAGAATCATGAACAAATTGCTGAGTACTTCAGAATACATGGTGTTTCAGTCATATTTCTTTTCAGAAGGAATCTTTTGCGCCGGATGATTTCTGTAATTGCAAATGAGTACGATCGGAGTGCTAAGACATTAAATGGAACTCATAAATCCCATGTTCATTCGCCCAAGgag GCTGAAATACTTGCACAATACAAAcccaaactcaattcatcaacatTGATACAAAATTTGAAGCAAGTAAGCGAAACCACCAAGAAGGCTCTGGAGTATTTCAAGAGCACCAGACACATTCTCGTATATTACGAAGATGTCGTCAAGAACCGGACT AAATTAATGGATGTTCAGGATTTTCTGAAGGTTCCTCGCATGGAACTAAAGACACGTCAGGTTAAGATACATAAAGGAACCTTATCCAGCCAAGTCAAAAATTGGAACGATGTAGAGAAGGCACTCACCGGAACACCATTCGAGAATTTCCTCCATGAAGATTACCGTAGATAA
- the LOC140183091 gene encoding uncharacterized protein, translated as MANFIAEMTPRDSTPESWKLHVDGSSNITSGGAGVILESHNGVVIEQSVRYEFPVSNNQAEYEALLAGLALAREVGAKIIEVNTDFQVVSSQINGDYQTRDPLLQQYIAKNANASSRWKFG; from the exons ATGGCCAACTTTATCGCCGAAATGACACCAAGAGACTCCACCCCCGAGTCCTGGAAGCTACACGTTGACGGCTCCTCGAACATCACCTCCGGGGGCGCCGGAGTCATCCTCGAAAGCCATAACGGAGTCGTAATCGAACAGTCAGTACGGTATGAATTTCCggtctcaaacaaccaagcagaatatgaggccctCTTGGCAGGCCTAGCTTTAGCTCGGGAAGTCGGAGCAAAAATCATAGAGGTAAATACCGATTTCCAAGTAGTCAGCTCCCAAATTAACGGAGACTACCAGACACGGGATCCCCTACTCCAACAATACATTGCCAAG AATGCCAATGCTTCTAGCAGATGGAAATTTGGGTGA